The Acidobacteriota bacterium genome includes a region encoding these proteins:
- a CDS encoding DUF1801 domain-containing protein produces the protein MKSGQTAPKTIDEYIADFPPEIQEKLQKIRETIRKAAPKAEEAISYMMPTFKLYGNLVHFAAFKNHIGFFPGAAGVEVFKDELTKYETSKGTIRFPLDQRIPLPLITKIVKFRVAQNLHKAAMKAKKK, from the coding sequence ATGAAATCTGGTCAAACAGCGCCAAAAACCATTGACGAATATATTGCCGACTTCCCGCCGGAGATTCAGGAAAAGCTGCAAAAGATCAGAGAAACGATCCGAAAAGCTGCGCCGAAGGCGGAGGAAGCCATCAGCTATATGATGCCGACCTTCAAGCTGTACGGGAATCTGGTGCATTTCGCAGCGTTCAAAAATCACATCGGCTTTTTCCCCGGAGCCGCGGGCGTTGAAGTGTTCAAGGATGAGTTGACCAAGTACGAGACTTCGAAAGGCACGATTCGCTTTCCGCTGGATCAACGCATCCCATTGCCCCTGATCACCAAAATTGTGAAGTTTCGAGTGGCGCAAAACCTGCACAAAGCCGCTATGAAAGCAAAGAAAAAATAG
- a CDS encoding histidine phosphatase family protein, with amino-acid sequence MKIMHVAQRSTWVVCLRLAAILSLALFLSRQSSNATTALSLPQTDFKVTTVYLVRHAEKAAAPAADPPLTEAGTKRAEELARTLSKAGIKTICTSQFLRTKQTAEPLAKLLGITNTVIPVKMDTMNSRALSPQYLKDISDLVASSAGDVLIVGHSNTVPELIKVLGGDIVPTIDDATYDDLFVVTVYAKGKAKVAHLKQ; translated from the coding sequence ATGAAAATTATGCATGTAGCTCAACGCAGCACCTGGGTTGTATGCCTCAGGCTGGCTGCGATTTTGAGTCTTGCTCTGTTTCTTTCTAGGCAAAGCAGCAACGCGACCACGGCGCTTTCTTTACCGCAGACTGATTTCAAGGTGACGACGGTTTACCTTGTCCGCCACGCGGAAAAAGCCGCTGCGCCCGCCGCTGATCCGCCATTGACGGAAGCCGGAACCAAACGCGCCGAAGAATTGGCGCGTACGCTGAGCAAAGCCGGCATCAAAACCATTTGCACATCGCAATTTCTGCGCACTAAGCAAACCGCTGAGCCGCTGGCAAAACTGTTGGGCATCACCAACACGGTGATTCCGGTCAAAATGGACACGATGAATTCCCGCGCGCTTTCGCCGCAATACCTGAAAGACATTTCCGATCTGGTTGCTTCCAGCGCGGGGGATGTCTTGATTGTGGGCCACAGCAACACGGTTCCGGAACTCATTAAAGTGCTTGGCGGAGACATTGTGCCGACGATTGATGATGCGACGTATGACGATTTGTTTGTGGTTACCGTGTATGCAAAGGGGAAGGCAAAAGTCGCGCATTTGAAACAGTGA